GGCACTAACGGCGGGACATGACGACGGGGCAGCGGGGCGAAGCTGACCTGCAGATCGGGCAGAGCTAAGGGGTCAGCTACCAACTGATCAATCGCATCCAGTAGATCAAACAGCTGCAGGCTGTTGAGCTCTAAAACGACCTGTCCACCGTTCTCCGTACTGATCAGTTGATGGCGATCGCGAGCGAGTGATCGCAACTGCACGAGCTCACGGCTGATAGCACTTTGCGGCCGCGGCAAACCGCTGATCATGCCTTGGGCATAGGCACTGACAACCGCTGTCAGTTGGACCAAGAAATCTTTTCCCCCACGCAAAGCAGGTTGAAGACCGGGAAAGCCACATTCCACCCGCGTCACAATCGTCAAACACTGACTATTGCCTAAGCTGGCGTCCGAGAGACCTTGCACCAGCAAACTGCAATTGGGCAATTGATAGAGCCGCTGAAGTTGCATCGCTGGCTAGACCTCTCCGTCGAATAAGCTGGCCCACAGACGCTTGGCGCCTGCAACACCGGTACAGAACAGCAGTTGCTCTATCAAGCTCAGGGCCAATTGGTCGAAGCCATCACCCTCGGCCAAACTAATCACTGCCGCTCGTTTGGGATTCATTCGAGCTTTGAAGTGGGATCGGAAGCGATCGAGGTAGAAGGCAATTAACGGATCGCTCCGGTAGTCACCGCCTTGCTGATCAATCTGACTGCGAGTCAGCAGGATTTGGCGAATCGGCACCGTTAGACGCTGGGCCAAGTTGCTGATTAAGACAGCGATCGCCTGCGTCTCGGCCTGACTGAGAGACTGACGCTGCGTCAGGCGACGAAGAGGATTCGTGCTGCGCAGCCGCCAAACCTGAACGCGATCGCGCAGAACAGACTCTAGTCCCAGTTCACGGCTCACCCAGAGAATCGCTTCGGGTGCCCCCAGATCGAGCGCTTCGAGGGCGAGGAGCAAAAGGTCGAGGTGCTGCCGGGCTCGACGGGGGCAGTCTTCGGGGATCCCTGTGAGGGTGGGCAGCTGGAGCAAGGCGGCAGGCAAACTTGCTTCGGCTGGTACAGGTGTTGGAGAAATACTGGCAGAGGCGTTCATGCAATCCATCGAGCCTTGAGCGCCCGCACCGCGATCGCTCTTCGCTGCCGATGGTACCAGCACCAGAAACGGGTTTGCGGGCAGACAGTGTTTCAATTTAACACTTCTAGGGTTGCCATCCCGCGAGTAGCAAATGCCACAATGCTGGGGAATGTTGGCGCCACCTCTGCATGGATCTCAAAACCCTGATTCGGGAAATTCCAGATTTTCCTAAGCCCGGCATCCTATTCCGCGACTACACAACAGTTCTCAAAGATCCTCAAGGCTGGCGCTACAGCATCGATCGCCTGACGGAACTGATTGAGCCATTGCAACCCACAGCGATCGTCGGTATTGAGTCACGGGGCTTTATTCTCGGCGCACCTCTGGCCTACCAACTAGGCCTGGGTTTTGTACCGGTTCGCAAACCCGGCAAGTTACCCGCTGATACCCACAGCGTTGAGTACGAGCTGGAATACGGCAGCGATTGCCTTGAAATTCACCAAGATGCTTTGGTTCCCGGTGAACGGGTTGTCGTCGTTGATGACTTGATCGCCACCGGAGGAACAGCAGGTGCAACGGCTAGTTTGATCGATCGCTGCGGCGCGACCCTGGCAGGCTTCGCCTTTGTGATCGAACTCGAAGGACTGAATGGCCGCGATCGCCTACCCGATGTGCCAATCATTAGCCTCGTCAGCTACGACTAACGCATGGGTCGCCGCGCTACGGTCCGGTTTCTGCTGCAACGGCTCCTCCAAGCCCTGCTGACGCTGCTGTTGGCTTCATTCCTCAGTTTTTGCCTG
The sequence above is a segment of the Synechococcus elongatus PCC 11801 genome. Coding sequences within it:
- a CDS encoding adenine phosphoribosyltransferase, with the protein product MDLKTLIREIPDFPKPGILFRDYTTVLKDPQGWRYSIDRLTELIEPLQPTAIVGIESRGFILGAPLAYQLGLGFVPVRKPGKLPADTHSVEYELEYGSDCLEIHQDALVPGERVVVVDDLIATGGTAGATASLIDRCGATLAGFAFVIELEGLNGRDRLPDVPIISLVSYD
- a CDS encoding DUF3038 domain-containing protein: MLVPSAAKSDRGAGAQGSMDCMNASASISPTPVPAEASLPAALLQLPTLTGIPEDCPRRARQHLDLLLLALEALDLGAPEAILWVSRELGLESVLRDRVQVWRLRSTNPLRRLTQRQSLSQAETQAIAVLISNLAQRLTVPIRQILLTRSQIDQQGGDYRSDPLIAFYLDRFRSHFKARMNPKRAAVISLAEGDGFDQLALSLIEQLLFCTGVAGAKRLWASLFDGEV